A window from Cryobacterium sp. SO1 encodes these proteins:
- a CDS encoding helix-turn-helix transcriptional regulator, translating into MSRTMRLKPNELVAAWPDGRASDAIGEVARVFAGNLRQAIGSRSIRSAAEACGMNHATLIGILEGRAWPDMETIAKLERGLDAALWPGHGTLS; encoded by the coding sequence ACCATGCGCCTGAAGCCCAATGAGTTGGTCGCGGCGTGGCCGGACGGGCGCGCCAGCGACGCGATCGGGGAGGTCGCCCGGGTGTTCGCGGGCAATCTGCGGCAGGCCATCGGGTCGCGGAGCATTCGGAGTGCTGCGGAGGCCTGCGGGATGAACCACGCGACTCTGATCGGCATCCTGGAGGGGCGGGCCTGGCCGGACATGGAGACGATCGCCAAGCTCGAACGCGGGCTGGATGCGGCGCTCTGGCCGGGCCACGGCACCCTGTCCTGA
- the budA gene encoding acetolactate decarboxylase: MDATAGRHLVYQTSLMSALLDGIYDGDTTVATLLEHGDFGLGTFNALDGEMLILDGVCYRMRADGTVTPAAADDLTPFAVVTEFVPSVSIRVDEPVTRDEAVRLITETLQSSNYLYAVRLTGEFEWVRVRAVERQEKPYQPMSEAIRGEKTLEFGRSTGVVAGFRTPLYGQGIGVPGGHVHYIDAERRQGGHVLDFRLLAGTIEICIGTDLHLELPLTPEFKNADLSPDDLADQIEQTENHR, from the coding sequence GTGGACGCAACCGCCGGCCGCCATCTCGTCTACCAGACCAGTCTGATGAGCGCGCTGCTCGACGGCATCTACGACGGTGACACCACCGTGGCCACCCTGCTCGAGCACGGCGACTTCGGCCTGGGCACCTTCAACGCGCTGGACGGCGAGATGCTGATCCTCGACGGCGTCTGTTACCGGATGCGCGCCGACGGCACGGTCACGCCGGCCGCTGCCGACGACCTCACCCCGTTCGCGGTCGTGACCGAGTTCGTGCCCAGCGTGAGCATTCGTGTTGACGAGCCTGTCACCCGCGACGAGGCTGTGCGCCTGATCACCGAGACCCTGCAGAGCTCCAACTACCTCTACGCCGTGCGGCTGACCGGCGAGTTCGAGTGGGTTCGGGTACGGGCCGTCGAACGGCAGGAGAAGCCGTACCAGCCCATGTCGGAGGCCATCCGCGGCGAGAAGACCCTCGAATTCGGCCGCTCGACCGGTGTCGTCGCGGGCTTCCGCACCCCGCTCTACGGGCAGGGCATCGGGGTGCCGGGCGGACACGTGCACTACATCGACGCCGAGCGTCGGCAGGGTGGCCACGTGCTCGACTTCAGGCTGCTCGCGGGCACCATCGAGATCTGCATCGGCACCGACCTGCACCTCGAGCTGCCGCTCACGCCGGAGTTCAAGAACGCCGACCTCAGCCCAGACGATCTGGCTGACCAGATCGAGCAGACCGAGAACCACCGCTGA
- a CDS encoding protein kinase — MPNGASTGLLRGRYRLLELIGQGGMGAVYKATDEFLGRNVAIKIFLANATEAADVRRQEDEVNILASLSHHSLVTLLDAAVDRSIPAMPRIYLVMELVEGADLQRKLVRGPLPVRQIAQLAYDLAEGLEYIHSRGVVHRDVKPANVLLVDYNGDDSRTRAKLTDFGIALLAESERFTADGAATGSAHYMSPEQASGEPVGPASDVYALGLVLLECFTGEVAFPGSAVPSALARLLNDPMIPATVPTAWAGLIGAMTARDPRDRPLVHDLVLALRQLIIGASGRHRAGAPVLLPATQPTTRPATRPGAPEAADEEGRMTAVRRYDLLDTPPDGTFDRITAMAARIFGVPIALVSVVDYDRIWFKSRHGLTLEQIDRDAGLCASAILHDEPWVVTDARIDPRALANPLVAGEMGLQFYAGVPLTSRDGHNLGTLCLIDYEPREFTAAELATLEDLAAVVMSELELRLDSRQALLDRRALHG, encoded by the coding sequence GTGCCGAACGGTGCATCGACAGGTCTCCTGCGCGGGCGGTACCGGCTGCTGGAACTGATCGGCCAGGGCGGCATGGGGGCCGTCTACAAGGCCACCGACGAGTTCCTCGGCCGCAACGTGGCCATCAAGATCTTCCTCGCCAACGCCACGGAGGCAGCCGACGTGCGCCGGCAGGAGGACGAGGTCAACATCCTCGCCTCCCTCAGCCACCACAGCCTGGTCACTCTGCTCGACGCCGCCGTCGACCGCAGCATCCCCGCGATGCCACGGATCTACCTGGTGATGGAACTCGTCGAAGGCGCGGACCTGCAACGCAAGCTCGTTCGCGGTCCGCTGCCCGTGCGGCAGATCGCCCAGCTGGCCTACGACCTCGCGGAGGGCCTGGAATACATCCACTCGCGCGGCGTGGTGCACCGCGACGTCAAACCCGCCAACGTGCTGCTCGTCGACTACAACGGCGACGACTCCCGCACCCGCGCCAAGCTCACCGACTTCGGCATCGCCCTGCTGGCCGAGTCCGAGCGGTTCACCGCGGATGGCGCCGCCACCGGCAGCGCCCACTACATGAGTCCCGAGCAGGCGTCGGGGGAGCCGGTGGGGCCGGCCAGCGACGTGTACGCTCTCGGCCTGGTGCTGCTGGAGTGCTTCACCGGCGAGGTCGCCTTCCCGGGCTCCGCCGTGCCGTCGGCCCTGGCCCGGCTGCTGAACGACCCGATGATCCCCGCCACGGTGCCGACAGCCTGGGCCGGACTGATCGGCGCGATGACCGCCCGCGACCCCCGTGACCGGCCGCTCGTGCACGACCTGGTGCTGGCCCTCCGCCAGCTGATCATCGGCGCCTCCGGCCGGCACCGCGCCGGCGCCCCGGTGCTGCTGCCGGCGACCCAGCCCACCACGCGCCCTGCCACCCGGCCCGGCGCCCCCGAGGCCGCGGACGAGGAAGGCAGGATGACCGCCGTGCGGCGCTACGACCTGCTGGACACCCCACCGGACGGCACCTTCGACCGGATCACCGCGATGGCCGCTCGTATCTTCGGCGTGCCCATCGCCCTGGTGAGCGTGGTGGACTACGACCGGATCTGGTTCAAGTCCCGGCACGGGTTGACGCTCGAGCAGATCGACCGGGACGCGGGCCTCTGCGCCTCCGCCATCCTGCACGACGAACCCTGGGTGGTGACGGATGCCAGGATCGACCCGCGGGCGCTCGCGAACCCGCTGGTTGCCGGTGAGATGGGCCTGCAGTTCTATGCCGGTGTGCCGCTGACCAGCCGGGACGGCCACAACCTCGGCACCCTCTGCCTGATCGACTACGAACCGCGGGAGTTCACGGCCGCCGAGCTGGCCACCCTCGAGGACCTCGCCGCCGTGGTGATGAGCGAGCTTGAACTGCGCCTGGACAGCCGCCAGGCTCTGCTCGACCGCCGCGCCCTGCACGGCTAA
- a CDS encoding universal stress protein → MDADTGRDTDPRAGAGDARAVHAEGAAQPAQEPGPTTGIVVGHDGSADANHALTVALELAAGLSVPVTIVRAWSIDTAPRPANWEFGYVSSYSDYAEAVRDRLRNDTRIVVAKHPDLTVEYRVALGGPAKTLIEVSKGSRMLVVGSRGRGGLAGMLLGSVSEQCVRHADCPVLVVPPPPRS, encoded by the coding sequence ATGGACGCTGACACAGGCAGAGACACCGACCCGCGCGCCGGCGCCGGCGATGCCCGGGCGGTGCACGCCGAGGGGGCAGCGCAACCGGCGCAGGAGCCCGGACCCACCACGGGCATCGTGGTCGGCCACGACGGATCCGCCGACGCGAATCACGCCCTGACCGTGGCGCTGGAGTTGGCCGCCGGCCTCTCGGTGCCGGTGACCATTGTGCGGGCCTGGTCGATCGACACGGCCCCGCGGCCGGCGAACTGGGAGTTCGGTTACGTCTCCTCGTACTCCGACTACGCCGAAGCCGTGCGGGACCGGCTCCGGAACGATACCCGGATCGTCGTCGCGAAGCATCCGGATCTCACGGTGGAATACCGGGTGGCGCTGGGCGGGCCGGCCAAGACCCTCATCGAGGTCTCCAAGGGGTCCCGGATGCTTGTTGTCGGCTCCCGGGGACGCGGGGGACTGGCCGGCATGCTGCTCGGCTCGGTCAGTGAGCAGTGCGTGCGGCACGCGGACTGCCCGGTGCTCGTGGTGCCACCCCCGCCCCGGTCCTGA
- a CDS encoding PLDc N-terminal domain-containing protein, giving the protein MNSTAALSIALPGATGRTDVLDGGAIDGAALGALIGLALIVLAALGAIVLIVAALVQVAQAVHLSEQSRTRWVLTVVFAPVFGALAWFAVGNRLQVG; this is encoded by the coding sequence ATGAACAGCACAGCTGCACTCAGCATCGCCTTGCCAGGGGCAACCGGGCGCACGGATGTCCTGGACGGCGGCGCGATCGACGGCGCCGCGCTCGGCGCGCTGATCGGCCTGGCGCTCATAGTCCTGGCCGCCCTGGGCGCCATCGTGCTCATCGTGGCCGCGCTCGTGCAGGTGGCCCAAGCCGTGCACCTGAGCGAACAGTCTCGCACCCGTTGGGTGCTGACCGTGGTCTTCGCCCCGGTGTTCGGGGCGCTGGCCTGGTTCGCGGTGGGCAACCGGCTGCAGGTCGGCTGA
- a CDS encoding ScbR family autoregulator-binding transcription factor: MTQQARAMETRAAIIRAAADVFGDLGYGGASMADICLAAGLTKGALYFHFASKDALALAVIDAQHQRALALGDELLHSDQPGLQVLLRMAFELGKQVRDDPVSRAGIRLTMESSNLSTPVVTPYEDWMAACEVLLQRAIRDGDVRADVDVAAAAHFISPAFTGVQVVSGVLTGRADLVRRLIEMWSFVLPSLVVPDQWERLSALPEEMAAAWG; this comes from the coding sequence ATGACCCAGCAGGCCCGCGCCATGGAAACCCGGGCGGCAATCATCCGGGCTGCCGCCGATGTCTTCGGCGACCTGGGCTACGGCGGAGCCTCGATGGCGGACATCTGTCTCGCGGCCGGGCTGACCAAGGGCGCGCTGTACTTCCACTTCGCGTCGAAGGATGCCCTGGCCCTGGCGGTCATCGACGCCCAGCACCAACGCGCGCTTGCACTCGGCGACGAGCTGCTGCACAGCGATCAGCCCGGCCTGCAGGTGCTGCTGCGGATGGCGTTCGAGCTGGGCAAGCAGGTGCGGGACGATCCGGTCTCCCGGGCCGGCATTCGACTGACGATGGAGTCCAGCAACTTGTCGACGCCGGTTGTCACGCCGTATGAGGACTGGATGGCGGCCTGCGAGGTGCTGCTGCAGCGCGCCATCCGCGACGGCGACGTGCGCGCGGATGTGGACGTCGCGGCCGCCGCCCACTTCATCAGTCCGGCGTTCACCGGCGTGCAGGTCGTCTCCGGCGTGCTCACCGGCCGGGCCGACCTGGTGCGACGCCTCATCGAGATGTGGTCTTTCGTGCTGCCCAGCCTGGTGGTGCCCGACCAGTGGGAACGGCTGTCGGCCCTGCCGGAGGAGATGGCCGCCGCCTGGGGCTGA
- a CDS encoding Ohr family peroxiredoxin: protein MTNAIYTASATSWGGRTGKVVTSDNKLDLDLSIPKDMGGDDGPGTNPEQLFASGWAACFHNALKATARQNKIDVSESAVTLTVNLVGSMAAGLDFEVTIEAQIPGADPATAQAAMEAAHAVCPYSRATRGNIAVKLLVVTDED from the coding sequence ATGACCAACGCCATTTACACAGCCTCCGCCACGTCCTGGGGCGGTCGCACCGGCAAGGTCGTCACCAGCGACAACAAGCTCGACCTCGACCTGTCCATCCCCAAGGACATGGGCGGTGACGACGGCCCAGGAACCAATCCCGAGCAACTCTTCGCCAGCGGCTGGGCGGCCTGCTTCCACAACGCCCTCAAGGCCACCGCCCGCCAGAACAAGATCGACGTCTCCGAGTCCGCCGTCACCCTCACCGTCAACCTGGTCGGCAGCATGGCCGCCGGCCTCGACTTCGAGGTCACCATCGAGGCGCAGATCCCGGGTGCAGACCCGGCCACCGCCCAGGCCGCGATGGAGGCCGCGCACGCGGTCTGCCCGTACTCGCGGGCCACCCGGGGCAACATCGCCGTGAAGCTCCTCGTCGTCACCGACGAGGACTAA
- a CDS encoding MarR family winged helix-turn-helix transcriptional regulator codes for MGIPEPSISADEMRAWAALFETSNIVQYAADRNLRDSVGLTLAQFEILLRIGEAGTDGRRMTDIADSLTVSRSGLTYQVGQLERKELVLRQPAPDDDRSVIAHITPAGLELLRTGIPGYVDLVREMLFDRLSHADLMTVTEILDDVRRQLKEQPKRSTYRRAGRAAAPVATGAGAGADAGPVAGAVPITE; via the coding sequence ATGGGAATTCCCGAACCATCCATCTCGGCCGATGAGATGCGTGCCTGGGCAGCCCTGTTCGAGACGTCGAACATCGTGCAGTACGCGGCCGACCGGAATCTGCGGGACTCGGTGGGGCTCACCCTCGCGCAGTTCGAAATCCTGCTCCGCATCGGCGAGGCCGGCACCGACGGCCGCCGCATGACCGACATCGCCGACTCGCTCACCGTCTCTCGCAGCGGACTCACCTACCAGGTGGGTCAGCTCGAGCGGAAGGAGCTGGTGCTGCGGCAGCCGGCGCCCGACGACGACAGGTCGGTGATCGCCCACATCACCCCGGCGGGCCTCGAGCTGTTGCGGACGGGCATCCCCGGCTACGTCGATCTGGTGCGGGAGATGCTCTTCGACAGACTCAGCCACGCCGACCTGATGACCGTGACCGAGATCCTCGACGACGTGCGCCGCCAGCTCAAGGAGCAGCCTAAGCGCTCGACGTACCGGCGGGCGGGGCGCGCGGCCGCCCCGGTCGCTACCGGTGCCGGTGCCGGGGCGGATGCCGGGCCGGTGGCCGGCGCGGTGCCGATCACCGAGTAG
- a CDS encoding GNAT family N-acetyltransferase, with protein MSIPTHDDNQDSEGEQRTVQLVGTERRYVLLLDGQQVGFTVYADHGDQRVFVHTEISMDQSGKGLASTLVAAALVDVRARGLRVVALCPFTAAYLRGHREYDDLVDPVTPRLKADLRAAQLI; from the coding sequence ATGAGCATCCCCACGCACGATGACAACCAGGACAGTGAGGGCGAGCAGCGCACGGTCCAACTCGTCGGGACCGAGCGCCGCTACGTGCTGCTGCTCGACGGGCAGCAAGTGGGCTTCACCGTCTACGCCGACCACGGCGACCAGCGGGTGTTCGTGCACACCGAGATCAGCATGGACCAGTCGGGCAAGGGGCTCGCGTCGACCCTGGTGGCCGCAGCCCTGGTCGACGTGCGGGCGCGCGGCCTGCGGGTCGTGGCCCTCTGCCCGTTCACGGCGGCCTATCTGCGCGGGCACCGCGAGTACGACGACCTCGTCGATCCGGTGACCCCGCGGCTGAAGGCCGACCTGCGTGCGGCGCAGTTGATCTAG
- a CDS encoding Hsp20/alpha crystallin family protein, which yields MHHGWWGSTGGYRTEFRYGSFARDIPLPSGSKDSDVSASYRDGVLEVRVPVAERPETTSKIQVTRG from the coding sequence ATGCATCATGGCTGGTGGGGTAGCACGGGCGGTTACCGCACCGAGTTCCGTTATGGCTCCTTCGCCCGCGACATCCCGCTGCCCAGCGGGAGTAAGGACTCCGACGTGTCGGCGAGCTACCGCGACGGCGTGCTCGAGGTGCGCGTGCCCGTTGCCGAGCGCCCCGAGACCACGTCGAAGATTCAGGTGACGCGGGGTTGA
- the arsB gene encoding ACR3 family arsenite efflux transporter produces MTSTVQTAPTAAQLGTTDRLLPVWILLAMGLGLLLAVLAPGVGDVLHAFSIGSVSVPIAVGLLVMMYPVLAKVRYSDARAVAGDRRLLVSSLVLNWLVGPALMFALAWALLPDLPEYRTGLVIVGLARCIAMVLIWNDLACGDREAAAFLVAVNSVFQVIAFAALGWFYLQVLPAWLGLATTSADFSIGAITVSVLVFLGIPLLAGYLSRRIGEATRGRAWYEGRFLPRVGPFALYGLLFTIVLLFALQGQQVIDRPLDVVRIALPLLVYFAVMFGAGFVAGRLVGLSYARTATLAFTAAGNNFELAIAVAIGTFGATSGQALAGIVGPLIEVPALIALVYLSLWLRPKLFGHEPAPTAR; encoded by the coding sequence ATGACATCCACCGTCCAGACAGCCCCCACCGCCGCCCAACTCGGCACCACCGACAGGCTGTTGCCTGTCTGGATCCTGCTCGCCATGGGCCTCGGGCTACTGCTCGCCGTCCTGGCGCCCGGGGTGGGCGATGTGCTGCACGCCTTCTCGATCGGCTCGGTCAGCGTGCCGATCGCTGTAGGCCTGCTGGTGATGATGTATCCGGTGCTGGCCAAGGTGCGATATTCGGATGCCCGCGCCGTTGCCGGTGACCGGCGCCTGCTGGTCTCCTCGCTGGTGCTGAACTGGCTCGTGGGCCCGGCCCTGATGTTCGCTCTGGCCTGGGCCCTCCTGCCCGACCTGCCCGAGTACCGCACCGGCCTGGTCATCGTGGGCCTGGCCCGCTGCATCGCCATGGTGCTCATCTGGAACGACCTGGCCTGCGGCGACCGGGAGGCCGCCGCGTTCCTCGTGGCGGTCAACTCGGTGTTCCAGGTGATCGCGTTCGCGGCCCTGGGCTGGTTCTACCTGCAGGTGCTGCCGGCCTGGCTGGGCCTGGCCACCACGAGTGCCGACTTCTCGATCGGGGCGATCACCGTGAGCGTGCTGGTCTTTCTCGGCATCCCGCTGCTGGCCGGCTATCTCTCCCGGCGCATCGGTGAGGCCACCCGCGGTCGCGCTTGGTACGAGGGCCGGTTCCTGCCCCGGGTGGGCCCGTTCGCGCTCTACGGGCTGCTCTTCACGATCGTCTTGCTCTTCGCCCTGCAGGGTCAGCAGGTCATCGACCGGCCACTGGACGTGGTGCGCATCGCGCTCCCTCTGCTGGTCTACTTCGCGGTGATGTTCGGCGCGGGGTTCGTGGCCGGCCGGCTGGTCGGCCTGTCGTACGCGCGCACGGCCACGCTGGCATTCACGGCGGCGGGCAACAACTTCGAACTGGCCATCGCCGTGGCCATCGGCACCTTCGGCGCCACCAGCGGGCAGGCCCTGGCCGGCATCGTCGGCCCGCTCATCGAGGTGCCCGCCCTCATCGCCCTGGTCTACCTGTCGCTGTGGCTGCGCCCGAAGCTCTTCGGCCACGAGCCGGCGCCCACCGCGCGCTGA
- a CDS encoding metalloregulator ArsR/SmtB family transcription factor, giving the protein MVNAELLQGPAETAAADCCAPPVREALAAEGAEKLARTLKAIADPARLRLISMVAAHDDAEACVCDLTEPLGLSQPTVSHHLKVLVDAGILSRDKRGTWAYYRLVPGALDALARSVVAV; this is encoded by the coding sequence ATGGTGAACGCTGAACTGCTGCAGGGCCCCGCGGAGACCGCCGCCGCCGACTGCTGCGCGCCGCCCGTGCGGGAGGCGCTCGCCGCGGAGGGCGCGGAGAAGCTCGCCAGGACCCTCAAGGCCATCGCCGATCCGGCCCGCCTGCGACTGATCTCGATGGTGGCCGCGCACGACGACGCCGAGGCCTGCGTCTGCGACCTCACCGAACCCCTCGGACTCAGCCAACCCACGGTGTCCCATCACCTCAAGGTTCTGGTGGATGCCGGCATCCTGTCCAGAGACAAGCGTGGCACCTGGGCGTACTACCGGCTCGTGCCCGGCGCTCTCGACGCGCTGGCCCGGTCGGTCGTTGCTGTCTGA
- a CDS encoding M23 family metallopeptidase — MRRRTGYIASPSRRRQASAVTAMTFVALLTAMGALPAQAAYLDADGIPASSMNGAGIAGGSAGRNQPTAEPEQNITVTAGAPVAVQVDTFAAEEVAPPPPVVVAPVAEAAPAAVAAAPAGASVRWPFPGGVRISDGYGPRAAPCAGCSTFHDGLDMNPGEGTPIGAIADGVVSSVTSFDDGGLGVHVMIDHVVDGQNITSTYAHMRAGSAAVSVGQSVVAGQVIGSVGSTGQSTGPHLHLELHLDGVTAIDPYGWLTEHAGPM, encoded by the coding sequence ATGCGTAGGCGCACCGGATACATCGCGTCGCCCTCCCGCCGCCGGCAGGCCTCCGCGGTCACCGCGATGACCTTCGTCGCGCTGCTCACGGCCATGGGTGCGCTGCCCGCGCAGGCCGCCTACCTGGACGCCGACGGCATCCCGGCCAGCTCGATGAACGGCGCCGGTATTGCCGGGGGCAGTGCCGGCCGAAACCAGCCCACCGCCGAGCCGGAGCAGAACATCACCGTGACCGCCGGCGCGCCCGTCGCCGTGCAGGTGGACACCTTCGCCGCCGAGGAGGTCGCGCCGCCACCCCCTGTCGTCGTCGCGCCGGTCGCCGAGGCCGCACCTGCCGCCGTGGCAGCCGCGCCCGCTGGGGCGAGCGTGCGCTGGCCGTTCCCCGGCGGGGTGCGCATCTCCGACGGTTACGGCCCGCGCGCCGCACCCTGCGCCGGCTGCTCCACCTTTCACGACGGCCTCGACATGAACCCCGGTGAGGGCACCCCGATCGGCGCGATCGCCGACGGCGTCGTGAGCTCGGTCACGTCGTTCGACGACGGCGGCCTGGGCGTGCACGTCATGATCGACCACGTCGTGGACGGTCAGAACATCACCAGTACCTACGCACACATGCGAGCCGGGTCCGCCGCCGTGAGCGTGGGCCAGTCGGTCGTGGCCGGCCAGGTCATCGGCAGCGTGGGCAGCACCGGCCAGAGCACCGGGCCGCACCTGCACCTCGAGCTGCACCTCGACGGCGTCACAGCCATCGACCCCTATGGCTGGCTCACCGAGCACGCGGGGCCCATGTAG
- a CDS encoding CHY zinc finger protein, with protein sequence MLHKDPADRPRVYGATVDDNTRCAHYAGPTDIVAIKFRCCDRFYPCFRCHADAESHPVAQWAPAEWTERAILCGACGQTLTIEAYRTVSACPACESPFNDGCRLHAHLYFQVPPPVR encoded by the coding sequence ATGCTGCACAAGGACCCGGCCGACCGGCCGCGCGTTTACGGTGCCACCGTCGACGACAACACCCGTTGCGCGCACTACGCGGGGCCCACCGACATCGTCGCGATCAAGTTCCGCTGCTGCGACAGGTTCTACCCGTGCTTCCGGTGCCACGCGGACGCCGAATCGCATCCGGTCGCGCAGTGGGCACCGGCGGAGTGGACCGAGCGGGCCATCCTCTGCGGCGCCTGCGGACAGACCCTCACGATCGAGGCGTACCGGACCGTGTCGGCCTGCCCCGCCTGCGAGTCACCGTTCAACGACGGATGCCGCTTGCACGCCCACCTGTACTTCCAAGTGCCGCCGCCCGTCCGCTGA
- a CDS encoding thioredoxin domain-containing protein — MNAKTPGQSLPPKKDRREVARETARIQREDQKKRDARNRWFLRGGIGLALVAVAAIVAVLIVGSIKPPSPGPLNMASDGILMQSDGTTASAVPTAAIAADAEPVPTDVSALTDTVNIAVYLDYLCPYCGQFETTNGAQLASWLTAGNITLETHPISILDQSSSGSKYSTRSANTAACVANYQPDSFLDVNSALFANQPTEGTTGLSNAELVSLVDEAGVTDKAVATCITDQEFSGWVGDATDRALDNPLPNTDIGALTGTPTVLVQGVQYTGDLGDAAAFEAFVMEQATATTDTGGTDTGE; from the coding sequence ATGAACGCTAAAACCCCCGGCCAGTCACTCCCCCCGAAGAAGGACCGCCGCGAGGTGGCCCGCGAAACGGCCCGCATCCAGCGGGAAGACCAGAAGAAGCGCGATGCGCGCAACCGCTGGTTCCTGCGCGGAGGCATCGGCCTGGCCCTGGTGGCCGTGGCCGCCATCGTCGCGGTCCTGATCGTCGGCAGCATCAAGCCACCGTCGCCCGGTCCGCTGAACATGGCCAGCGACGGCATCCTGATGCAAAGCGACGGCACCACCGCCAGCGCCGTACCGACCGCCGCCATCGCCGCCGACGCCGAACCGGTGCCCACCGACGTGAGCGCGCTGACCGACACCGTGAACATCGCCGTCTACCTCGACTACCTGTGCCCGTACTGCGGCCAGTTCGAGACCACGAACGGCGCCCAGCTCGCCAGTTGGCTCACAGCGGGCAACATCACCCTTGAGACCCACCCGATCTCGATCCTCGATCAGTCCTCGAGCGGCAGCAAGTACTCCACTCGGTCCGCCAACACCGCCGCCTGCGTGGCCAACTACCAGCCGGACAGCTTCCTCGACGTGAACAGTGCCCTGTTCGCCAACCAGCCCACCGAGGGCACGACCGGCCTCAGCAACGCCGAGCTGGTCAGCCTGGTCGACGAGGCCGGCGTGACCGACAAAGCCGTGGCCACCTGCATCACCGACCAGGAGTTCAGCGGCTGGGTGGGCGACGCCACCGACCGAGCCCTGGACAACCCGCTGCCCAACACTGACATCGGCGCGCTCACCGGCACCCCGACCGTCCTCGTCCAGGGCGTCCAGTACACCGGCGACCTCGGTGACGCCGCGGCCTTCGAGGCGTTCGTCATGGAGCAGGCCACCGCGACGACCGACACCGGCGGCACCGACACGGGCGAGTAG
- a CDS encoding GNAT family N-acetyltransferase — protein sequence MNAYASAPVDPESAATLAERGLRLAVLDAADDAGLKRWLLADARGFHEVTPTEGTLEVQVEDIATDRVTGVWDASQADPDTPVATVRSWEMGLTVPGGAALASWAISSVTVSPTHRRKGIARAMLTGELRTAVQLGLPIAMLTVSEATIYGRYGFGPSARQSCYLVDTQRAHWTGPTPAGRVQFVSPESLLADGPAVFERTRDRSPGEVDRREIWWKRTLGLLPNEPDAHKRGIRTVRYDDADGAIAGFALYEIAMQNVSQPGRLKLVDLVAATDDAYAALWRFVIEMDMVSEIEAPLRSVSEPVAWQVSDHRAVRKTSERDHLWLRILDVPAALGARSYAAAGDYLLDVTDDLDFAEGRFLLTVAADGSGRAHPLTGAAPADAVEVALSAADLASLYLGGTSAVDLARAGRLTEKSPDAAIRLDTALHSAYAPHLSTWF from the coding sequence GTGAATGCCTATGCCTCCGCGCCCGTCGACCCCGAATCCGCCGCGACCCTCGCCGAACGCGGCCTGCGACTGGCCGTGCTCGACGCCGCCGACGATGCTGGCCTCAAGCGCTGGCTGCTGGCGGATGCCCGCGGCTTCCACGAGGTCACTCCCACAGAGGGCACCCTCGAGGTGCAGGTCGAGGACATTGCCACCGACAGGGTCACCGGCGTCTGGGATGCCTCGCAGGCCGACCCGGACACCCCGGTCGCCACGGTGCGTTCCTGGGAGATGGGCCTGACCGTTCCCGGTGGCGCCGCTCTGGCCAGCTGGGCGATCAGCTCGGTCACCGTCTCGCCCACCCACCGCCGCAAGGGCATCGCCAGGGCCATGCTCACCGGCGAGCTCCGCACCGCGGTGCAGCTGGGCCTGCCGATCGCGATGCTCACGGTCTCCGAGGCCACCATCTACGGCCGCTACGGCTTCGGCCCGTCGGCTCGGCAGTCCTGCTACCTCGTCGACACCCAGCGCGCCCACTGGACCGGGCCCACCCCGGCCGGCCGGGTGCAGTTCGTCAGCCCTGAATCGCTGCTCGCCGACGGTCCCGCCGTCTTCGAACGCACCCGCGACCGCTCCCCCGGCGAGGTCGACCGCCGCGAGATCTGGTGGAAGCGCACGCTCGGCCTGCTGCCGAACGAACCCGACGCCCACAAGCGCGGTATTCGCACGGTGCGCTACGACGATGCCGATGGCGCCATCGCCGGCTTCGCCCTCTACGAGATCGCGATGCAGAACGTGAGCCAGCCCGGCCGGCTCAAGCTCGTCGACCTGGTCGCCGCCACCGATGACGCCTACGCCGCGCTGTGGCGGTTCGTGATCGAAATGGACATGGTCAGCGAGATCGAGGCTCCGCTTCGCAGCGTCTCCGAGCCGGTGGCCTGGCAGGTCTCCGACCACCGCGCCGTGCGCAAAACCAGCGAACGCGACCACCTCTGGCTGCGCATCCTCGACGTACCGGCGGCACTCGGCGCCCGCAGCTACGCGGCAGCGGGCGATTACCTGCTCGACGTCACGGACGACCTCGACTTCGCGGAGGGACGGTTCCTGCTCACCGTGGCCGCCGACGGGTCTGGGCGGGCGCATCCGCTCACCGGCGCCGCCCCCGCCGACGCCGTCGAGGTGGCCCTCTCCGCGGCAGACCTCGCGTCGCTGTATCTCGGCGGCACGAGCGCCGTCGACCTCGCCCGTGCGGGACGTCTCACCGAGAAGTCCCCGGATGCCGCCATCCGGCTGGACACGGCGCTGCACTCTGCCTACGCCCCACACCTGAGCACCTGGTTCTAG